A region of the Pseudarthrobacter oxydans genome:
GGGCCTCGGCGATGTAGACGGCGGAGTTGTGGCCCAGCCCGGTGTTGGGCCCGTTGATGATCCACAGGTTCGGGAACCCATGCACGGCCGTGGTGGCGTAGGCCTGCATGCCGTTGGCCCAGCGTTCACTGAGCGGCTGGCCGTCGCGGCCGTAGATGCGGTAGGCAATGGGCAGGTCTGTCGCTTCAAAACCCGTGCAGGCGATGATGACATCCAGTTCGTGGCTGCCTCCGTCCCCGCCGATAACACGGTTGCCCTCCACACGCGTGACGCCGCCGGTTTCCAGGTGGACGTGCTCCTGCGTGAACGTCGGGTAGTAGTCGCTGGATTTCAGGACCCTCTTGCAGCCGAACGTGTAGTCCGGGGTTAGCTTCCGGCGCAGTTCCGGATCCTCAATCTGCCGGTGGAGATGGTCCAGGGCGACCTGCGCTGCAGCGGAGACCAGCGTCGGGGTGCCCCGGCGCTGGGCGTAGCGCTCCTCGTTGGACCAGAACATCTCCTCCCGCAGTTCCTGCATCACCTCGGGCATCTTGCGGAAAAGACCCTTTTCCTCCTCGGTGTAGGCCCGGTCCGGTCGCGGCGTCACGTACGGGGCCGAGCGCTGGAACACAACGACCTCCCCGGCGATCTTTGCCACCTCGGGCAAGACCTGGATGGCCGTGGCTCCCGAGCCGACGATGCCCACCCGCTTGCCCGCCAGGTCAATCCCGTCATTCCACTGCGCTGAGTGGAACACTTCGCCGGAGAAGTCGCTCAGTCCCTCGATATCGGGCATCTTCGGCTCGGACAAATGCCCGACGGCGGTCACCAGGGTTTTGGCTGCAAACTCACCCTTAGGGGTGCTGACTTTCCACAGCGCTTCCGCCTCATCCCAGCGGGCATCGGTCAGTTCGGCGCCGAACACGATCCGTTCAAGGAGGTTCTCTTCCCGGGCAACGCTGCGCAGGTAGCCGAGGATTTCCTCCTGGGGGGCGAACATCCGGGACCATTCAGGGTTGGGGCGGAAGGAAAACGAGTACAGCAGCGACGGCACATCGCAGGCCGCGCCGGGATAGTGGTTGTCGCGCCAGGTTCCGCCCACGTCTTCCGCCCGTTCGAGAATGATGAATGAGCGTTCGCCCTCGCGGGCCAGTTTTGCGCCCATGCCAAGGCCGCCAAAGCCTGTGCCGACGATGATGACGTCGACCGGCGAACCGGACGCCGGATAACCCATAGGGGTACTTTCCACTGTTCCTCCAATGTGTGTGTTGTTGCGTGCTGGTCCCGACGGGCTAGACAAAGAGTGCTTCCCGGATCCGGCCCGCAGGAGAAGCGGCGGGGTCCGTCACAAATTCGTTGATGAGCTGGAACAGCTGGGCCGGGCGCTCCTGCGGGACGGCGTGACCACTGTCGATGACCGCGTAGCGGGCGTTCGGAAGGCCTCCGAAAAGGAGCTGGGTCTGCCGGGCGGGCACCATCTGGTCGTGGGCGCCGGCAATGACCAGGGACGGAGCGGTGATCGCTGTAAGCCTGCCGGTCAGATCGGCGACGGCGTTGAGCCGCATCTGCCCGGCAATCCCCTCCGGGAAGGTCCGGGCATCAATCAGGGCCTGGATGTCAGCGTCGCCCCGGCCGGCAAGGAAAGGGTGTCCATAGGCTGTCCAGGTGACGAACTCGCGCAGGAGGTCCTGATCCGACTCGAAGAGCCGCTTCCAGATCCGGTTGCGAAGCCGCTGCTGGGCGTCGGCCCTGACCCAACCGGCCACCAGGGTCAGGCTTGACACGCTTTCGGGGCGGGAAGCGGCGAGGTCGGCCGCCACCAGTGCGCCCAGTGAGTAGCCGACCACATGGACCGGCTGAGCAGGAGCGCGGTGGTCGATGACGGCCGCAACCTGCCCTGACAATCCGTCGAGGGTCGGTTCCCCGGCAGGGCTCTGCAGGTCAACGGCCAGGACACGGTACCGGGCGGCAAGCATGGGAAAGAGGGTGCGGAAATGAGTCTTGGCGCTTCCGCCCGTTCCGTGGACCAGGACCACGGTGTCCCGGGAGTCTTCCGGTGCAAGCGTGTCATGGAAAGGAACCGAAAGGCCCCCGACGTGGACGGCACCCTCGTTTGCATCTGGATGAATCTTCAATTCCAATCCCTTCGAATTTGACTGGCCGGTGCTGATAACGATGAGGGGATCCGATCGGGTGCAGGCAACGCGCAGTCACGCGATATTGAAAGTGCACTCCGTGCGGATTACACTCTCATAAAAGCATAAGAGTGATACGAAGCACAATCGTTGGAAGGGAAACCATGAAGATTACCGGCGCGGTCCTGGAGACCGTCGGCTCCCCCCGTCCGTACGCCCGGTCCCGCCCGCTTTCCGTTGCGGAGCTTGACCTCGCCGGGCCGGGACCGCAGGAAGTCCTGATACGGATGGAGGCTGCGGGTATCTGCCACTCGGACCTCTCCGTGGTCAACGGCGACCGCCCCCGTCCGCTGCCCATGCTGCTCGGCCACGAGGCCGCCGGGACGGTCGTCGCTGTCGGCGCGGATGTCGATGACCTTGAACCGGGCCAGCGGGTGGTCACGGTTTTCCTGCCGCGCTGCGAGGAGTGCCCCAACTGCCGCACCGGGGGCAAGCTGCCGTGCAGCGTCGGTACAGAATCGAACGGGGCCGGAACGCTGCCAGGGGGGTCCACCCGACTGACGCGTGCCGGCCAGCCTGTCCGTCACCACCTCGGAGTCTCCGGGTTCGCGACCCATGCCGTGCTCAGCCGCCGCTCGGTTGTCCCGGTCGGAAGCGACGTGCCGCCGTCGGTCGCTGCACTTCTTGGGTGTGCGGTGCTGACTGGAGGCGGGGCCGTCATCAACGCGGGGAATCCCCAGGAGGGGCAGGACATCATGATCGTCGGCCTCGGAGGAGTCGGCATGGCTGCTCTGCTGACCGCCGTCGCAATCTCCTCAGCGTGGGCCGAACCCGCCCGGATCATCGGCGTCGATGCGAACCCGGACAAACTGATCACAGCGCGGGAACTGGGGGCAACAGAAACGTACTCGCCTGCCGAGGCCGCGGACCTGGGCATCCGGGCCCACATCGTCATCGAGGCGGCCGGCCACCCCCGCGCCTTCGAAACCGCGGTGCAGGCCACGGCGCCCGGCGGCACCACGGTGACTGCCGGACTGCCGGCTGCGGGAGTGCTGTCATCCATTGAACCGTTGGGGATCACAGCCGAGGCCCGCACCATCGTCGGTTCCTACCTGGGCTCCGCAGTACCCGCCCGCGACATCCCGGTCTACGCCCAGATGTGGCGCGAAGGAAGGCTGCCGGTCGAAAAACTGGCTTCGTCGGTGATCACCCTGGACAACATCAACGAGGCGATGGATGAACTCGCCGATGGAAATGCCATCCGCCAGATCGTGATGTTCAATTGAGAGTTATCGGCACCAGAACTGAACCCCGGCAGCTGCGAACGGCCGCCCGGTACCCCACCGCTGATAGGAACGTTAATAAAGGATGAAGACGATGACTTCGGAGGCCTCCGCAAGTGGTGCTCCCGTCGGGCTGCGCGAGAAGGCCCGGATCGAGCGTTACCAGAACATCCGCGCTGCAGCAGAACAGCTCTTCAACGAGCGGGGCTACGAGCACACCACCACCAAGGAGGTGGCCGAGCTTGCCGGGGTCGGGGAGGCCACCCTCTTCCGTTACGTCAGCAACAAGCACGAACTGCTGCTGCTGGTTATCGGCGAGCGCATGGATACGACGCTCCAGGCCATCGAAGACGCGGACAAGGAACTGGCCGCCAATACTTCCACCGCGCGGGACTATGTGGAGCGGATCTACGCCATCTTCCGTGCACGCGCCCGGTTCTACGCAACCGACCCGGAGAACGTCACGAGCTACCTGCACCACGGCTTCAAGGCCGGAAGCCAGCTCGGGGCCCAGAGCATCTCCCAGGGCGACAGGGTTATCGCCCTGATCGCCGCCATCCTCGACGACGCCAGGAAAGCCGGATATCTCAGCGCCGACGTCGACTCACTGATCGTTGCGCAGAACTGCAACGGAACCTATATCCACGAGATCCTTCGCACCCCGGCGCGCGGATTCCGCCCGGAGGATCTCTGGGAGAAACTCCGCGAGCGACTGCGCGTGCAGATCGAACCGCTTTTCCGGTTTTGAAAGATCCAGCGCCTGCCGGCAGGGCGTCCATCTGGGCCGAGAAGCAGGAGTCGCTTGACTGAGGTCGTCCAATCCGTTGTCCACCCCTAGAAAAGGCGTCCAGGGCTCGTGGTCCCGCAGGATGTGCTCCTAGCTTCCCTGTTACTGCGGGCTTTGTGGTCACAACCGCCGCCTACGCGATCCTGATGGCGGAAAGCGGCCTGGTCAGGCCCTCTGCAAATGCTGTTCGGTTACCGCGTTGACGTAACCGGCATCACTATCCTATTCTTGATGAAACGATTCAAGGGAAAGGGCTTTCCAAAGTCCGGCACCCTTCAAGGTCCACGTCGACCGTCCGGAACACAACAGCTCCGGTTCCTTGCCAAAGACGACGAAGGAATTCACCAGAATGAGCACCACCCCCGGGGAAACCCGTCCTATCCCGGAAGCCGGCGCTGGCCAGCGGGACCCGAAGAAAGCGGCGATGAGCGGCTGGATCGGAAGCGCACTCGAATACTACGACTTCGCACTGTACTCGCTGGCAGCGACGCTCATCTTCCCCGCCATCTTCTTCCCCACCGAAAACCCGACCGTGGGGATCATCGCCTCGCTGGCCACCTATGCGGTGGGCTACGTCTCCCGCCCGGTAGGCGCCGTCGTACTGGGAGCATACGGTGACCGGCACGGCCGCAAGCAGGTGCTCGTCTTCGCCATGCTGCTGATGGGCTTCGCCACCTTCGCCGTCGGACTATTGCCCACGTACGGACAGGTGGGCATCCTGGCGCCAATAATGCTGGTGATCCTCCGCCTCATCCAGGGCTTCGCCGTCGCAGGAGAACTGGGCGGCGCCAGCGCGATGATCGTGGAGCACTCCCCCGACGCCAGGCGCGGCTTCTTCGCAAGCTTCAGCCTGCAGGGCACCCAGGTGGGCTCCATCCTGGCCACCGCCGTCCTGCTTCCCCTTGCAGCCATCCTGCCCGCCGACCAGTTCCAGGCCTGGGGCTGGCGGATCCCGTTCCTGCTCAGCGCCTTTGTGATCCTGGCGGGCTACGTTATCCGCCGCCGGGTGCAGGAGCCGCCGGCGTACGTAGCCCAGACCGAAACGGGCAAGGCCAAGCAGCGGTTCCCCCTCGTTGACCTGGTCCGCGGCTACCCGTGGGTCCTGGTCCGCTGCATCCTGATGACCTTCACCAACGTGATCGGTATGGCTACGCTCATCTTCGGTGTCTCCTACGCCACGCAGAAGGGCTACGGCAACGGCTTTTCCAGCAGCGACTTCCTGTGGGTCACGCTCGTGGCCAACATCGCCGCCGTCGTCACCATTCCGCTGTTCGGCGCTCTCTCGGACAAGATCGGCCGGCGGATGCTGATGGTGGCCGGCGGCGTCGGCGGTGGCGTGCTGGCCGGCGGATACCTGTGGGCCATCGAGCAGGGAAGCCTGGCACTGGTCTTCGTCTGCATCGTGATCGTCCAGGGCATCTTCTTCCAGATGTGGAACGCCACCTTTGCCACGTTCTTCCAGGAGCAGTTCCCCATGCGGATCCGCGTCACAGGGTTCGCCGTGTCGCAGAACGTGGGCCTCATGATCGCATCGTTCTTCCCAAGCATCTTCACCGCCGTCGCTCCCCCGGGATCCGCCAACGTCCCCCTGGTCATCG
Encoded here:
- a CDS encoding NAD(P)/FAD-dependent oxidoreductase, with protein sequence MESTPMGYPASGSPVDVIIVGTGFGGLGMGAKLAREGERSFIILERAEDVGGTWRDNHYPGAACDVPSLLYSFSFRPNPEWSRMFAPQEEILGYLRSVAREENLLERIVFGAELTDARWDEAEALWKVSTPKGEFAAKTLVTAVGHLSEPKMPDIEGLSDFSGEVFHSAQWNDGIDLAGKRVGIVGSGATAIQVLPEVAKIAGEVVVFQRSAPYVTPRPDRAYTEEEKGLFRKMPEVMQELREEMFWSNEERYAQRRGTPTLVSAAAQVALDHLHRQIEDPELRRKLTPDYTFGCKRVLKSSDYYPTFTQEHVHLETGGVTRVEGNRVIGGDGGSHELDVIIACTGFEATDLPIAYRIYGRDGQPLSERWANGMQAYATTAVHGFPNLWIINGPNTGLGHNSAVYIAEAQIDYIMGAVNFRDQAAVPALEVSREAEDAFIGRVDQLAQGTVWLDGGCSSWYVDHRNGRLTTLWPEPAYTFRQVNAPFDPEPYLAGSTDQAREEALAGVR
- a CDS encoding alpha/beta fold hydrolase, whose amino-acid sequence is MKIHPDANEGAVHVGGLSVPFHDTLAPEDSRDTVVLVHGTGGSAKTHFRTLFPMLAARYRVLAVDLQSPAGEPTLDGLSGQVAAVIDHRAPAQPVHVVGYSLGALVAADLAASRPESVSSLTLVAGWVRADAQQRLRNRIWKRLFESDQDLLREFVTWTAYGHPFLAGRGDADIQALIDARTFPEGIAGQMRLNAVADLTGRLTAITAPSLVIAGAHDQMVPARQTQLLFGGLPNARYAVIDSGHAVPQERPAQLFQLINEFVTDPAASPAGRIREALFV
- a CDS encoding alcohol dehydrogenase catalytic domain-containing protein, whose translation is MKITGAVLETVGSPRPYARSRPLSVAELDLAGPGPQEVLIRMEAAGICHSDLSVVNGDRPRPLPMLLGHEAAGTVVAVGADVDDLEPGQRVVTVFLPRCEECPNCRTGGKLPCSVGTESNGAGTLPGGSTRLTRAGQPVRHHLGVSGFATHAVLSRRSVVPVGSDVPPSVAALLGCAVLTGGGAVINAGNPQEGQDIMIVGLGGVGMAALLTAVAISSAWAEPARIIGVDANPDKLITARELGATETYSPAEAADLGIRAHIVIEAAGHPRAFETAVQATAPGGTTVTAGLPAAGVLSSIEPLGITAEARTIVGSYLGSAVPARDIPVYAQMWREGRLPVEKLASSVITLDNINEAMDELADGNAIRQIVMFN
- a CDS encoding TetR/AcrR family transcriptional regulator; this translates as MTSEASASGAPVGLREKARIERYQNIRAAAEQLFNERGYEHTTTKEVAELAGVGEATLFRYVSNKHELLLLVIGERMDTTLQAIEDADKELAANTSTARDYVERIYAIFRARARFYATDPENVTSYLHHGFKAGSQLGAQSISQGDRVIALIAAILDDARKAGYLSADVDSLIVAQNCNGTYIHEILRTPARGFRPEDLWEKLRERLRVQIEPLFRF
- a CDS encoding MFS transporter; amino-acid sequence: MSTTPGETRPIPEAGAGQRDPKKAAMSGWIGSALEYYDFALYSLAATLIFPAIFFPTENPTVGIIASLATYAVGYVSRPVGAVVLGAYGDRHGRKQVLVFAMLLMGFATFAVGLLPTYGQVGILAPIMLVILRLIQGFAVAGELGGASAMIVEHSPDARRGFFASFSLQGTQVGSILATAVLLPLAAILPADQFQAWGWRIPFLLSAFVILAGYVIRRRVQEPPAYVAQTETGKAKQRFPLVDLVRGYPWVLVRCILMTFTNVIGMATLIFGVSYATQKGYGNGFSSSDFLWVTLVANIAAVVTIPLFGALSDKIGRRMLMVAGGVGGGVLAGGYLWAIEQGSLALVFVCIVIVQGIFFQMWNATFATFFQEQFPMRIRVTGFAVSQNVGLMIASFFPSIFTAVAPPGSANVPLVIGLTTLGICAVAALATLLSPDTKGKSLGDLETRKGKIEAPEPAPARESVAAG